Within Bradymonas sediminis, the genomic segment CGACGCCGGTCTGAATGACCTTTCCTCCGTTTTCGCAGTTTTCGCCAGCGGGCTCATCGGCGAGGTTCACCAGGGCGCCGTCTTTTCCGGGGGCGCTATTGCAAATATAGGCGGTCTGCGCGACCTCATCGGCATCGAGTACCCCATTATCATTGGCGTCGAGACCGGTTTGAATAGCCTGCCCGCCATTTTCGCAATTTTCACCGGCGGACTCTTCGACGAGATTCACCAGAGAATTGTGCGCCTTTGAGCCGTTGCCTGAGGCGTCATCACCGCAGCCAAGGGCGCTGGTGGCCAATAAAGCGATCGCTGCGAGTGCTAAGATCTTTCTATTCATCATCGTATCCAGTGTTGCTGAGTAAATAAAACAAAGCTGTCCCAAACTTGTGTGTCTTAATTCGCAACATAAAGTTTCTTTCGGGTTTGGACAATGTGGTTGTGTGAGGAAATCGCTTGTTTGGGCGACCGTTCGCCGGCATAAAAAAATTGACCGCATCTCTACGTCGGGTACCGTGGTTGTCGGTGTTGCACTTAGGCGGTGTCACGGATTGAGGAATACCGACCTAAAAATTGAATCCGCTGGCCATGCCAGGAGGGCAAATACGCATAAGGAAGTGCGTGCCGGTCGGATTCGGAAGGGATGCAACGAAACGACATATTTACGGATACGGAGATCCTTATGTTCGCGCACAATCTCGAAGATTCGAATATTCGCCGCACCCCCCAGGCTCAGCCCACCTTTAACGGCATTCGGCGCTATAATCGCTGCCAGATGACCCTCGACGTGGTCGTGCAGGACCAGGATGGCTGGGAGATTCCGCTGGAGAGCGTGGACATCAGCCCCACCGGCATCTTCGTGCGCTCGAATTTCCTCTTCGAGGTCGGCGAGGTGCACACGTTGATCTTCGAGGTCCAGGGCAAGGGGCTCTTTCGGGTTCAAGGGCGCGTGGCGCGGGTCGAAGAGCCCGACGCTCAGGCCGATTACGCAGGTCTAGGCGGACTCGGCGCGATGAGCGCGAGCATGACCCCCGGCATGGGCTATGAATTTATCGAAACCCACGAAAAAACCTGGCAGGACCTCTGCGCGGTCGTCGCGGGCGTCTGAGCTTCGGTATCTGCTTCGAATTAAAGGCGTTTTATCGCTTTATATTCAGGGTTTATGGGTTGAGTTCTTGTGCTTTTGGGCGTATGAACGCCGCGCTGAACGCCCCGTCAGTTCTCCACTTTGGTGACGAAACTCCGTGAAAAACGCTCAGAAATCCCAGCGGATTCCGTTTTTTAAATACCACGGATTGGGTAATGATTTCGCGGTGTTACGTACCCGTGATTTCAGCGATGGGCGACCCGCGGAAGAGGTCGACTTCGGCGCGAAAGCGGTCATGCTTTGCGACCGAAATCGTGGCATCGGCGCCGACGGCTTATTGTTGCTGTGGCTTCCGGAAGACGGCGATGATTCCGCAGAACTCGCCCCAAATTCAGCCCGCATGATCATCTATAATCGGGACGGCACTCGCCCCGAGATGTGCGGAAATGGCGTGCGCTGCGTGGCGCGTTATCTGATTGAGCACGAAGGGTTTTCTGCGCATGATTTGCAGATTGTCAGTGACGCCGGGCCTCGCGCGTGTCGCTTGTTGATGGGCGGCGCGGAGGCGTCCGCGCGAGAAGATGATGTCTGGCAAATTGAGGTTGATATGGGGGCGGCGAGCATCGCGCCCCAGAATATCGACCTCGAAGAACAAGGGCAGGCGTTTTCGCTGGTTCGCGTGAATATGGGCAATCCGCACGCGGTGGCCTTTGAGCGAGACGTCAATGATGTTGAGTTGTTGGAGTGCTTCGGCAGCCGATTGAACGCCGCGCACCCGGCTTTTCCGACCGGGGTGAACCTGGAGTTCGTCGAGCAGGTCGGCCCGCAAAGACTGCGCGCGAGCGTATTTGAGCGCGGGGTAGGGCGCACCCTGGCATGTGGCACGGGCGCCTGCGCCGTCGCGGCCGCCGCGGTTCAAACGGGCCGATGCGACCCGGCGTTTCCGGTGGAGGTCGAACTCCCCGGCGGCGCACTCTCCATCACCCTGCGTGACGGGCGCGTCTGGATGGCCGGGCCGGTCGAAGCGGTCTTTGATGGTCGCATCAAAAAATAACACGAACGATATACATACCTTTTAATTTCGCACCGAGTTGACCTCGATAGATAGCAATAAGGAATAAAGATGACCCAGAGCCGACTGATCAAATTCGCGATTTTACTTGTCTCCGCCATCTGCCTCAGCGGGTGTGAGGGCGAGTTTCTGGTCTTCGGAAATATGGCCACGATGGGGATCACCTGCGCGATGCTCTATTCGACCGTTCGCGTGAAAAAAGACGCTTAAGTAGGCCGCCTATGTAGTTTCTAAGGCACCTGGTTTTGGTCTGCATCATCGGGCCAAATGACTCGTGGGAGTACGCTATGAAGATTGAGGACGCATTAAAACCCGAGGTTAGCCCCTACGTTTTTTTCACGGAATATGTCCCTGAATTATTCGAGGCGCGCCGGGAGCTGTTTTGCGAGTCATCCGAAGTCGACGTGATCGTGTCGGTCTATTTTAGCGATACCGACGCGCGCTATACCTGCGAATTTCGCGCCGATGGGTGCACCGTCGAGTGCGATGAGATGATTGATTTCCCGGTCGCCACCATCATTGGCAATGAGTCCGATTGGGAAGACTTCAAGCGCCATATGCTCGAGATTCTGGTGCCGCTGGAGCGGCGGGCCAATGATTATCGCGACCGCGCGGCGGCGAGCATGAGCCGGCTGACCGCTGAATTTTTGGAGCAGTTAGAGCGCTTTGACGGCGTCTTCGAGTGCACGCTGACGGCGGAGGGCCTCGATGCTCCCATCGAAGTCGAGCTGGTCCTCAATGATTATGATGCCCCCGACGGCGCTGCGCGCCTGCGGCTCGGCGCGTCGTTTGAGACCGGGATGGCCCTGGCCACCGGCGAGATCTTCCCGACCGACTTGCCCGACCGTGTGCGCGTCGGCGGGGAGCTGAGCCTGGGGCTCGAAATCGGAGGGCTCTTGCTCAAGCATTTCCCGGAGCTTGAATCGCGCGGCTGAGCGCCGGCGGGTTATTCTCCGGCAGGAGTGACAAATAAAGGATGTGCTCAAAAAGGAAGCGCCGAGGCAATATTTGCCTCGGCGCTTCTTTATTGGGAATGACTCATTCAACAATAGGGCAACATTGCATTTTAGCGGTGGCCTTCCGAGCCCAAAATACATCCATTTCATACATTCGTTGGGGAGTAGAGCAGGAAGTGTGCCAACTTGAAGCGAGCACATCTTCGGAAATTCAACACGCTCCTGAGGCGTTCTATCCACTCGTGTGCACGGGCGGCGCCCGCAGCGTCTAGCCGGGTGTGCCTGATGTGAGGACATGAATGTCCGAGTGGATAAACCTCTGTCCACTCGGCTCGGGGCGCGCACTTTTAGTGGTGGCGCCGCGGTGTGCTCGGCGATTTTTAGAAGTTGCCCTTTACCCGGGGCTTCGGCTGCTTAGGTTGGTGCACCGGATTGGATTGGGTTTGTAATCTGCGCTGTAGGGACTGCTAATGAATTCGCTGCGATTGAAAAAAACGATGGGTCTTCGACGAGTGGTCGCGGCGATACTATTCTCAATGGTTTTGGTCTTTTCAGGGAACGTCAGCGTCTTCGACAAGGGGGCACTTGCTCAGGATTGGGTCGCCAGCGCGCAGGCCCAGATTCCGCCGGAGCAAATGACCACAAAGGCGATGCCCGCCGATGGCCTGACCTTCCACTTCCTTAAGCGATACAGCCCGGCGATTGAGAAGCTCGCCGAGGAGGCGCCCGCGCTGCGCGAGCGCGCCCACCAGAACCTGGGGTTGGTTGATCCCGCGCCGATTGACGTGTGGATTTTGCCGAAGGTCTCGGACTATTACGCGCTGCGCGGCGAGCCAAATCGCGCGCCGGAATGGGCGGTGGGGCTGTCGCTTTCGGGGCGAAGCACCATCATCGTCGCCCACGGCGGGCAGCGTACGCCGGATGACGTGATGTTCACCTATGCCCACGAACTCGCCCATGTCGCGGTTGACCATGCGCGCGGCGATGTGCCGGTGCCGCGCTGGTTTCATGAGGGGTTCGCGGTGATGATGGCCCAGGAGTGGACCCCGGAGCGCAGCGAGAAGCTCTCCCAGGCCGCGGCGAGGGGGCAATTGCAGCCGTTCTCGAAGCTGACGCGGACTTTCCCGTCGCATCAGATGTCGGTGTCTTTGGCCTATGACCAGAGCTTTCATTTCGTGCGCTGGATGCAGGATAAATACGGCGCGGACTTCTGGGCGCGGGTGATGCGCCAGATGGAAGGAGGCGCGGACTTCGACGGCGCGATTCGGGCCGAGGCGGGCATCACGTTGCCTGAAATCGAGTCTCAGTGGCACGAGCAGCTCAGTTCATCGACCAATCGCTGGTCGATACTGGCCGATGAGACCATAATATTTTTTGGCGTTTCGCTTCTTTTCATATTAGCCTATATTCGTGCGCGCAGCCGCCGACGTCGCCAATTGGCATCAATGGAAGATGACAATAGCGACGAATGGCGCTACGACCCAGCACGCTACCCGCTTCCCGGGGATTAAAGAGTACCGCCGTAAGAGCGCTATCAAGGATGATGCGCCCGGCAGTCGTATTGGGAGGCGATTGACTCAGCTAAGGATGGCTACGATGGCGCATACCACCCTCGATCTCACTCCACGTATAAATCGACGCAGCGGTCCCGAAGACGGGCGCGCCGCGAAATTTCGTCGCGCATCGGTGCCCGGCGAATCGGGTCAATCCTCGATGGAATCGACCGCGCGCCGTGCGGCGTATCGCCCGCGCGAAGAAGTCGCGGTGCGACGCGATGTGGTCGAAGAGTTTCGAAATCGTCTGGAGCGCGACGCGACGCACACACCCGACGCGCCGGAGGCGGTCGAGGGCTCGCTGATCGGCATCGCGCGCGCGGAAGAGGCGCTGGGTCGCTTCGAAGAGGCGCGCCTTGCGCTCAAACGGCTATCCAATTTGGGAGATTTCTCGCCGGTGGTCTGGGCGCTTTCGCGGCGTTTGCACCGTCGGGAAGGGCGCCGCGAAGCCGCGCGCGATACGCTTCGGCGCGCCTATGAGGTCGCCGAGCCGAGCCTGGCTGTTTTGCTCAAACTCGAAGAATTGCGCCAGGATTGGCTTGACGATGCGCCGCCCAGCGAAGTCGCGGTCGCCTTGCATATTCTCGCCGGCGATATGGCTCAGCAATCCGGCGATTATACGCGTCTGTGGAAGACCCGCCTGGAGCTCGACGCCCTTCTTGAGCAGGGGCGAATCGACCGGGTTGGCGAGGTCATCGCGCAGCGCGCTGTTGCGTTTGATGACGGCGAGATTGCCGATTTGATGCGCACGCGCTCGGCGATTTGGAGCGCGGTCTGGGGGGATGTGAGCGGCGCGGCGACCTTGCTCGAGCAGATTCATCAGCGCGCGCATCTTCGCGGTGACCTGGGTGAGTTCTTGGGCTCCCTCTATTTCGACCTGGGCGATCGCGAGTCGGCGACCACGCTGTATCGCGGGTTGTCCGAAGAGTCCGAGCTTGAGCCGACCGAAGCGGTCGGCGCGGCGATGCTTCAAGAGAGCGTCGCGCGCGACCTGGGCTCGGCCGACAAGATGTTGGCCGACCTCTGCGCGCGCGAGCCGGAGGATTGGACCGCGCTTCGGGTCCGCGAATCGCTGCTCGAGCGACATTTCACCGCGGCCGATGCCGGGGGCGATGACGCCGAGTCGGGCGGCGTGTCTGGCACCGGTACGTCGCTGATCGATGTCCTTAATATGCAACTCGAAGGGCCGTTGACCAACGGCGAGCGCATCACGAAGTTGACCCGGCTCGGGCGCCTCTACGAAGAGGAGGCTCAGGACCAGGTCGCCGCCGCCGAAGTCTACCGCGAAGCGCTGTCACTGAAGGCCGACCATCTTCCCGCGCTACGCGCGCTCGGGCGACTCTACGCTCAGCGCGATAATTTCTCGGGCCTCGTCGACCTTTACGAGCGCGAGATTGCGCAGATGCAGGGCGCCCCGAGTGTGTGGCGCCGGCACTTCCAGGCGGCCGAGCTCTATCGCGTGCGCCTCGAAAATCGAGTGCGCGCTCTCGACCATTATCGCCACGTGCTCGACCATCGCCCGCATTATTTGCCGGCCCTCAAAGCGGCCGCGGGACTCCTGGGCGAGCTGGGCCGATGGCGCGAATTGGCCGACCTCTTTTTGGCCTCGGTCGAGGTCGCGCCCAACCGCCGCCAGAAGATGTATCTGCTCGATAAGGTCGCCGAGGTGGCCGAGAACGAGCTGCAGAATTACGACGTCGCCATCGGCGCCTGGCAGGAAATTCTGATCCTCGACGACCAGCACCCGCGCGCCTTCGCGGCGCTGGGGCGCCTGTACGCGCGCACCGGTCAATTCGCCGAGTTGATCGAGTTGAATATGCGCGAGCTCGAGCTGGTGGAGGATGACGAAGAAGAGGCGGTGCTGCACCAAAAATGTGCCGAAATCGCCGAGCGTCATCTCGAGGACCCACAGCTCGCCGAGAAGCATTATCGCCGGGCCCTGGAGATTCTCCCCGACTTCCTGCCCGCACTTGAGGGGCTGGGGCGCATCTATATGCGCAATAAGCGCTGGGACGATATCATCGAGATGAGCGGGCGAGAGCTGCGCGAGACCGATGACCCGCGCGAGACGATTCGCCGACTCGGGGCGCTTGCCGAAATCTTTGAGACCCAGCTCGACCGTAGCGAAGACGCGATTCGCATTTACGCGCGGATTCTCGAGATTGCCCCCGAAGACAACCACGCCCTGGAGTCGGCCCTGCGCTTGAATTATGCGCTCGGTCGTTTCGATCAGGTGGTGGTGTTGGTGGAGCGAAAGATCGCCGCGACCGACGACCCGCGCGCCTTCGCCGCGTTGCACGGCGAGTTGGCTGGAGTCGCTGAGTGGCAGCAGGGCGACCTGGCCGGGGCGTTCGCGCGCTATCTTATCGCCCTCGACGCCGAGCCCGGCAACGGCCATTGGCTCGCCGGTATCGCGCGGACCTGGTCGTATTCGAGCCTGTCGGTCGATGAGGTCGCGGACCGCCTCGAAAATAATGTCATGAAGCCGATGAACGCGCAGGCGCGCGACCGTTATTTCAAGGTCATCGCGCGTCTTCGCGAGCGGGCGCACCAAAGCGCCGATGTCAGCCGAGCGTTTCGCACGCACGGCTCCACCGAGAGCCTGGAGAACCAGCTCGTGTTGGAGTTGGCGATGGCGCGCGGCGGAGAGCGCGAGGTCCTGCACCAATTCCGCCGGGCCAACCCGCAGCATCCGCTGGAGCGCTTGCTCGAGATCAAACGCGAGGGCCTTACGGTCGGCGATGTCGACGCGATTCGCGCGGCCATCGACGTGCTGGAGCCCTCGGAGCGGGCGATGCTTTTGGGCGAGTTGCCGGTGAATGTGGCGGCTGAGTTCTCGAGCCCCGAAGACCCCGCCGAGCTGCGATTGTCGGCTGAGTTGGTGCGCGTGCTCGAAGGCGAAGTGCTGCGCAGCGACGAAGATTATCAATCCGAAGACCCGCTGGCGCTTCGCCTTCGCGCCGTCGAAGCGCGCCAATCGCATGACTTCGAGGGCTATGTGCTCTGGACGCGGCGCGAGTTGGCGCTGCGAGATAGTCGTGACCTCAAGGTCTCGCGCCTCACCGAGTTGGCCGAATTCGCCGAGCGCCACCAGCGCCACGAGCAGGTCGCCGACTTCTTGGCCGAAGCCGCGCGCACCGCGTTCCCAGAGATGCGCGCTCAGGACGAGGCCGCCGATAAGGTGGAGCCCGCGGAGCAACTTGGCGCCGAGGCATCCGAAGAGCAGGGCGAAGAGGTTGTCGCCGAGGCGGGCCTGGAGGGCGACGCAGACGCCGCGAACACGGCAGAAGCGCCCGACGAAGCCGAGGAGCACTTTCCCCAGGATATGTGCGACGGCCCGACGCTCGACCGCCTCTACCAGACCATCCGCAACGCCGAGGGTTTTGCGGGACGCTGGATGCTGCTGCGCGATTGCCTGGACGCCCACGCGATGCGCGACGGGCTGACCCGAAGCCGTCGCCTCTATCTCTTCCGCACGCTGGCCGAGATCTTAGAGGAAGAGCTCGATGACCTCGACGGCGCCTCGACCGCGTTGAGCAATTGCTGGCAATTGTCGGAAGACGCCGCCTATCTGCGCGAATTGGTGCGGGTGAGCATGGCGCTTAATGACCTGGAGCGCGCGATTCGTTTCCAGCAGCGTCATTTCGAGCATATGACCAACCCGACGCGGGCCATCGGTGCGAACCTATGCATCGAGTCCGGCCTGTGGTTGGCTGAATTGCTGCTGCAGAGCGAGGAGCGCATCGACGACGGCATCGACTGCCTTGAGCATCTCCTGGCGAGCTATGAGGAGTGTGAACTCTTCGAGCACGCGCGCCGGCAATTGGCCTACGCGTATTTCGAGCATGGCAATCCCTACCGCGCGGTGGAGCTATTCCAACGCGTGCTCGACGGTGAGATCTCCAGCGAGAATCTCAAGGATTGGCGCACGCTGGTCGAGGTCTACCGCGATAAGCTCGACGACGGCCTTACCGCCTACGAGCTGCAATGGCAGATCGTGGACGCGGGGCTGGGGAGCGCTCAGGACCTCGATGAATTGGTCGGGCTCGGCTTCCGCGCGGATATGCTCAAGGACTGCGCCGGCCGCCTGGAGTCGATGGCGACCCAGAAGGGCAGCGATATGCCGCCGGCGCGCCAGCGCCAATTGCTTGGCCGCGCCGCCGAGATCGTCGAGGAAGACCTTATGTGGCCCGAGGAGGCCGTGCGCCTCTACACCCTGGCGCTGGAGCGCTGCACGGGCGCCAAGAATGCCCAGGACGGCGACGGCATTGAGCTATTGCGCCGCCGCGCCTTCTGCCTGGCGCAGATCGCCGGGCGTGAGTCCCAGGCGCTTGAGGAGTTCCGAAAGATTGTGCTCGTCGACCCCTTCGAGCCCACGACCTATCGGGGACTCAGCGACCTTCTGGGGCGGGCGCAGGCCTTCGACCGGGCGCGTATCTCCGATCAAATCCTGCGCGTGCTCAATTGCACCGTCGAGAACGAGGCGCTGCCGACCAAGACCTCGCCGTCGCGCCTTATTAGCGATGAGCAGGTTGAGCAGTTCCTGATGCCGGCCGGGCTGAATGTCCAGATGATCGACACCCTCGCCGCGGCGATGCCCTTTGTCGAAAAGGTCTGGGCCGATGAACTTCCCCAGCGCAAAGCGCTCGAGGGCGTGAGCCTGAACCGCCTCGACGCCCAGGACGCCTGCGACAGCATGCAGGCCGCGATGGACGCCTTTGGTATCCCGCGCTTTAAGGCAGAGTCTGGCGACGCTGGCCCGATGACCCCGCAGGTCTTCTCGGCGGGAACGCCGAGCATCTGGGTCAATTGGGAGCAGATCAGTCAGATGAACGCGGCCGAAGCTCGGTTCATCGCCGGGTATTGCGCCGCCTTGGCCTGGTCCGGATTGCCGGCCTTGCTCGCCCTCGACGGGCGCCGGGTGTGGCATATGGTCGAAGCCGTGTTGCTCAAGCAGACCGGTCAGGGTTTCGGCGAGCGCGTCGATATGGCGACCCAGGACCTGGTCGAGCATATTTCCAGCCCCTTCCACGCGGTCGCGCGCCGTCGATTGACCAGCGCGCTTGAGCCGGTGATGGAGCAATTCGCGACCGCCGAGTGCGAATTGTGGCCCGGCGTCCTGGAGGAATTCGCCTGCCGCGTCGGCATGGTGACCGCCGGGGATGTGAGCGCGGCCGTGCGCGGCTTGCTCAGCTTCCACGGGTGGAACCTTGGCCTGGACGCTCCTGAGACCCAGAAGCAAATCCGGCGCAACCCCAGCGTGCGCCGACTGATCTCCTTCGCCATGAGCGACGATTATCTGGAAGCACGCTACGCCCTGGGCCTGGCGGGGCGTCCGAGTAAACTCGTCAGTTGAAGCCGCGCGGGCGGCGGGTTAACGTGCATCGAAAGATGCATTCTTTGACCCGCTGCCCGAGTAAGCGATGCCAACGATTTCCGTCGAAAATTACCTCAAGGCCATCTATCATCTTGAGTCGCATGGGGAGGTGCCGGTGAAGACGAAATCGCTGGCCGAACGCCTCGAGATCTCGTTGCCGTCGGTGACGAGTATGTTGAAGTCTTTGGCCCGCGACGGTCTCGTTGATTATAAGCCCTATCACGGGGCGAGTTTGAACGAAGACGGCGTGCGCGCGGCGCTTAAGGTGATTCGCAAGCATCGCCTGGTCGAGGTCTTTTTGGTGCAGACCCTGGGCTTGAGCTGGGACGAGGTGCACGAAGAGGCCGAGCTTTTGGAGCACGCGGTGAGCGAATCACTGGTCGCCCGCATCGACGACTTTTTAGGGCATCCCAAATTCGACCCCCACGGCGACCCCATCCCCACGGCCGACGGCCAGATTCACCGCCTGGAGACCATCCGCCTCGACGAAGCCGAGCTCGGCGCGACCTACCGACTCGAGCGCGTCCTCGACCAGGAATCCGACGTCCTCCAATACCTCGATAAGATCGGTTTGACGCTGAATCGCTCCTTCACGGTGGTTGAGATTCTATCCTTCGACGGCCAGCTTTTCTTGGACATCCACGACACCGACCCGCTGCGCGCCGCGATCAGCAAGTCGCTGGCCGAGCGCCTCCTGGTCACGAAATTATGAGCGCTGAGAACCGCTAAACCCGCCACGCGTTTGATGAATCGGGAGTGAAGTATGTCAGAGACGATCGAGATTGATGATACCGAGGGGCTTGAGGCGGGTCGGCTCGACCGGCCCGCGCTGCTCTGGGATGGGAAATGCGGGTTTTGCAAGCGCGCCCTCGGTCATATCATCGCCCAGGCTGGGGACCGTATTCGCTACGTGAGTTATCAGAGTTTTATGCCGTATTTCCCGGAGTTTCGCGAAGAGGACCTCGCCCGCGAGATTCATTTTGTGGAGCCCGATGGGAGCGTGTACCGTGGGGCGGCGGCGATCTTTCGGGCCCTGTCCATGCGCCCGCAGGGCAGCTATTTGATGGGGATCTACCGGCGCAGCGCGGTCTTCGCAGGGCTCTCGGAGTGGGGCTATCGGCGAGTCGCGCGTAATCGACAGTTCGCCAGTCGGGTCGCGAAATTTATCCCCGGCTGGTGAGTTTGTGTTGCCCCCGAGCGGCCCTGGTTCAACGGATCGTGAACTGCAGGCCGATGTTGGCGGAGGCGTAGAGCAGGGTGGAGAAGAAGGCGGCTTCAGTGGATTCGCCGATGGCGGCGGCGCGGCGCGCGGAGTCGCTTCGCCTGCCGTAGTGACTGGTGGCGAGCGCGTGCAGTCGGGCATCAAAGACCAGCCCAATGCGGCTATTGATGTCGAGCACGGCGCCCACGCCGGTAGACATCGCCAGGCCAAGTCGGTTGGAGGCGGCGGGCCGGGTGACATGGGTCAGCACGATCTCGGCGCCGATGGGGATGAAGAAGTCAATGGCTTCGTCGGGCCAGTAGATGCGGTAGTCGCCGCCCAGGCCGACCACGATCAAGGAGTCTTGCAGGCGGCTGGGGATCGATTCATTGATGGGCGGGCTCAGCGGTGCGTATTCGGTGCCGCTATCATCGACGGATCCGTCGGCGCGTTGACGAGTTGGGGGGAGCGCGCGGTCGCCGCGGTAGTAGGTTGTAAATGAGGGGAGGTCAAATACCTGCAGGCTCGCGCCGGCGGTCAGGTTCGAGGCGACCAATTTCAGCGAGGCCGCGACCGAGCGGCCGGTCTCGATATGGGCCAGGGATGGGATGATCCAGGGGCGTTCGTCGGTGCCGCTGGTGGGCAGCGGTTGAGCGACGACTTCGTTTCGCAGGTAGGGGCTTAGACCGAGCGCGGCGCCCACGCCGACCTCAACCCCAAATTGGGGCGGGTCGGCGTGGGCGACGCTCGGCAGCAGCGTCGCCCATCCCAATGCCACGCTTGCCAAGAGTGCGGCGCGCGCGGCGAGGATGAGCGATGGTTGAATTTGGCGGCCCTGCACACTCACATTTCACTCCGTGGTTCGTTACGCTTGGGCGTCGCCAGTTTGGCCTGGGTTACTCGGCAGCTTTCATGCGCTCGACGCCGGCTGCCAGACGCTCCAAGACGCGCTCGCGGCCGCAGAGGGCGACCGTCTCGAAGACGCCCGGGCTCGAGGTCGAGCCGGTCAGGCAGACGCGCGTGGGCTGCGCGAAATGCTTGAGGCCAAGCTCGTATTTCTCGACCAGGTCGCGGTAGATCGCCTCGATATTCTCGGTCGTCCAATCTTCGAGCGCAGACAACCGCGTATGCAGCTCATCGAAGGCGTCGGCATATTTTTGCACCAACCATTTGCTCGCCGCTTTCTCGTCATACTCGACGGAGTCGGTGAAGAAGAAGGCGCCTTTCTCGGTCATCTCGACCAGGGTTTTGGCCCGACCGCTCAGGGCTTCGGCGATCTCGGTGAGACGCGCGAATTCCGGCGAGTCCACGCTCGGCGCGGGCAGTCCGGCTTCGGCTAAAAAGGGCAGCCAGCGCTCGGCCAACACGGCCGGCTCCAGGCGCTTCATCCACTCGGCGTTGACCCATTGGAACTTCTTGATGTCGAATTGCGACGCGCTCTTTCCGACATGGTCGAAGTCGAAATACTCGATAAGCTCTTCCATGCTGAAGATCTCCTGGTCGCCGTGCGACCAGCCCAGGCGCGCCAGGTAATTATTGACCGCTTCGCGCAAATAGCCAAGGGCGCGGTACTCGGGGACCGAGGTGCTGCCCTTTCGCTTGCTGAGCCCGGCGACCAGCGCGACGTGGCCAAAACGCGGGGGCTTGGCGCCCAGGGCCAGGTACACCGGAAGTTGGCGGAAGGCGTTATTGAGGTGGTCATCGCCGCGCACGATATGCGTGACCTCCATGAGGATATCGTCTACGACCACGGTGAAGTTATAGGTGGGCGTCCCGTCGCTGCGCAGGATGATGAAGTCATCGAGCTCGGTGGCCGACACGGTGACCTCGCCCTGGACCATATCATCGATGGTCAGATCGCCTTCCAGCGGCGACTTAAAACGCACCACGAAGGGCTGGCCTTCGGGGTGGTCATCGCGGTCACGCCAGATGCGCGACGCCGCGGAGAGGTCTCCGCCGGACTCCATCGCCTTTTGACGGCGCTCTTCGAGCTCTTCTTTGGTGGCGAAGCATTTATAGGCGTTGCCGCTAGCCAGCAACTCCTCGACTT encodes:
- the gltX gene encoding glutamate--tRNA ligase, which translates into the protein MSVRLRFAPSNTGFLHMGNARTALFNYLYTRHHKGTFILRIEDTDLERSKPEYTDAILEAMDWMGMEADEGPFFQTKRTDIYKEKVEELLASGNAYKCFATKEELEERRQKAMESGGDLSAASRIWRDRDDHPEGQPFVVRFKSPLEGDLTIDDMVQGEVTVSATELDDFIILRSDGTPTYNFTVVVDDILMEVTHIVRGDDHLNNAFRQLPVYLALGAKPPRFGHVALVAGLSKRKGSTSVPEYRALGYLREAVNNYLARLGWSHGDQEIFSMEELIEYFDFDHVGKSASQFDIKKFQWVNAEWMKRLEPAVLAERWLPFLAEAGLPAPSVDSPEFARLTEIAEALSGRAKTLVEMTEKGAFFFTDSVEYDEKAASKWLVQKYADAFDELHTRLSALEDWTTENIEAIYRDLVEKYELGLKHFAQPTRVCLTGSTSSPGVFETVALCGRERVLERLAAGVERMKAAE
- a CDS encoding thiol-disulfide oxidoreductase DCC family protein, whose amino-acid sequence is MSETIEIDDTEGLEAGRLDRPALLWDGKCGFCKRALGHIIAQAGDRIRYVSYQSFMPYFPEFREEDLAREIHFVEPDGSVYRGAAAIFRALSMRPQGSYLMGIYRRSAVFAGLSEWGYRRVARNRQFASRVAKFIPGW
- a CDS encoding metal-dependent transcriptional regulator produces the protein MPTISVENYLKAIYHLESHGEVPVKTKSLAERLEISLPSVTSMLKSLARDGLVDYKPYHGASLNEDGVRAALKVIRKHRLVEVFLVQTLGLSWDEVHEEAELLEHAVSESLVARIDDFLGHPKFDPHGDPIPTADGQIHRLETIRLDEAELGATYRLERVLDQESDVLQYLDKIGLTLNRSFTVVEILSFDGQLFLDIHDTDPLRAAISKSLAERLLVTKL